A genomic stretch from Sulfobacillus thermosulfidooxidans includes:
- a CDS encoding GNAT family N-acetyltransferase produces MENDEAPENWPSLAAIVKDGDYAAIKDFYDASPFPREEDVLRQQIERGFVVAIKQDNMFVAAGVVDGSRGNTGVITSIFTMEAYRNRGYALKITQALTFLIVKRKKRPILFWQNPVAGRIYQRAGFSFLPEDVELWQIHW; encoded by the coding sequence ATGGAAAACGACGAGGCGCCTGAGAATTGGCCCTCTTTGGCAGCCATTGTGAAGGACGGAGATTACGCGGCCATTAAAGATTTCTATGATGCTTCGCCTTTTCCGAGAGAAGAAGACGTCCTCCGCCAACAGATTGAACGTGGTTTTGTCGTGGCCATCAAACAAGACAACATGTTTGTTGCGGCCGGAGTGGTTGATGGGTCTAGAGGAAATACGGGGGTCATTACTAGCATCTTTACCATGGAGGCGTATCGAAACAGGGGATATGCTCTTAAAATTACCCAGGCATTGACGTTCTTGATCGTGAAAAGGAAAAAACGCCCCATATTGTTTTGGCAAAACCCCGTGGCGGGACGGATTTATCAACGAGCCGGGTTTTCTTTTCTGCCAGAGGATGTTGAATTGTGGCAAATTCATTGGTGA
- a CDS encoding glycoside hydrolase family 76 protein, with the protein MMSKPWDDAQNVGQAWKRCFQSFFNRRTSGFFEVLPSGRKISRMAFNWSFGALFSAYAACLGIPALKPGLLSDLPVLKRALDGYKANRRDGFMSTTAKGSVPGDIYYDDNAWLALAALEIFRHTQEELWLDMAYRIYRFIMQEGFESKTGGVFWREFPRNSLHVCSTGPTLLLGVQLKQFGRPIVEQDLTRMLAWCWHMRNDQGLFQDHKEVKTGRIDPSIYTYNTGTPLHALASMSESMPKPLYQDMIFDIVKSLPYLLHDRTLPPTPWFNVVLLRALVDVQTRHFGEVNQILDVYRQTMIEAWDRFEKTHQPLNLPSSENSSGILLRDAAASVETLAWLYRLEHLSLEGSG; encoded by the coding sequence ATGATGTCTAAGCCGTGGGATGATGCACAAAATGTGGGACAAGCATGGAAGCGTTGCTTTCAGTCCTTCTTTAATCGCCGAACTTCCGGATTTTTTGAAGTTTTGCCCTCAGGACGAAAAATTTCTCGCATGGCTTTTAACTGGAGTTTTGGCGCTTTATTCAGTGCGTATGCGGCATGTTTAGGGATTCCCGCTTTAAAACCAGGATTGCTTTCAGACTTGCCTGTGTTGAAAAGAGCTCTTGACGGGTATAAGGCAAATAGACGTGATGGATTTATGAGTACAACTGCTAAAGGATCAGTGCCAGGCGATATCTATTATGATGACAATGCCTGGCTGGCCCTGGCGGCTCTAGAGATTTTTCGTCACACCCAGGAAGAATTATGGCTCGACATGGCCTATCGCATTTACCGGTTTATCATGCAAGAAGGATTTGAGTCTAAGACAGGTGGGGTCTTTTGGCGGGAATTCCCAAGAAATTCATTGCATGTTTGTTCAACCGGTCCGACCCTGTTATTGGGGGTGCAACTCAAACAATTCGGCCGGCCTATTGTGGAACAAGATTTGACGAGAATGCTGGCGTGGTGTTGGCATATGCGCAATGATCAAGGCTTGTTCCAAGATCATAAAGAGGTTAAGACGGGCCGAATTGATCCCTCCATTTACACCTATAATACAGGAACTCCCCTGCATGCTCTGGCCTCGATGAGCGAGAGCATGCCTAAGCCTTTATATCAGGATATGATTTTTGATATTGTGAAAAGCTTGCCCTATCTGCTCCATGACAGGACTTTGCCGCCTACACCCTGGTTTAATGTGGTGTTGTTGCGTGCGTTAGTAGATGTCCAAACCAGGCATTTCGGGGAGGTGAACCAGATTTTAGATGTGTATCGCCAAACGATGATCGAGGCTTGGGATCGTTTTGAGAAAACTCATCAGCCTCTTAATCTGCCTTCTTCTGAAAATTCTTCGGGGATTTTGTTACGAGATGCCGCTGCATCGGTCGAGACATTAGCCTGGTTATATCGTCTCGAACATTTGTCTTTAGAAGGCTCAGGTTAA
- the rpiA gene encoding ribose 5-phosphate isomerase A encodes MDKVALAKKMAAERAVDFVEDGMTIGLGTGSTSYYAIQRLGERVAEGLRIRAIGTSKQTEELAQAVHIPLITFSDVKELDLAIDGADEVAHDYSLTKGGGGALLREKLVASAARRFLVIVDHTKRVHHLGKFLLPVEVVPFAWELTHYRIEQLGCRATRRRQDNGEPFITDNHNYILDCDFGEIVDPPLLHNALKALPGVVETGLFIDMAYAVIESDGEHVMVEYAKS; translated from the coding sequence GTGGATAAAGTAGCACTAGCCAAGAAAATGGCCGCTGAGCGAGCCGTAGATTTTGTGGAAGATGGAATGACTATTGGGTTAGGAACGGGCTCAACATCCTACTATGCTATTCAACGTTTAGGAGAACGTGTGGCAGAAGGTCTTCGTATTCGAGCCATTGGCACATCCAAACAAACTGAAGAGTTGGCTCAAGCTGTTCATATCCCTCTCATCACTTTTTCTGACGTCAAAGAACTTGACCTCGCGATTGACGGAGCGGATGAAGTGGCGCATGACTATTCCCTGACTAAAGGTGGGGGCGGGGCGTTGTTGCGGGAAAAATTGGTGGCGTCGGCTGCGCGTCGTTTTCTCGTGATTGTCGATCATACCAAGCGGGTTCATCATTTAGGAAAATTTTTGTTGCCGGTAGAAGTTGTACCGTTTGCCTGGGAACTGACTCATTACCGCATTGAGCAATTAGGCTGTCGAGCGACAAGGCGCCGGCAAGATAATGGAGAACCTTTTATTACTGATAATCACAACTATATCTTGGATTGTGATTTTGGGGAAATTGTTGATCCCCCCTTATTGCATAATGCGCTAAAAGCATTGCCCGGGGTTGTGGAAACCGGGTTATTTATTGATATGGCCTATGCTGTGATTGAAAGCGATGGCGAGCATGTCATGGTGGAGTACGCCAAATCCTAA
- a CDS encoding plasmid pRiA4b ORF-3 family protein: MATRSFLYDIQVTLLDMPWPVWRRLLVPSTITFKKFHEAIQIAMGWQNYHLFEFRYGPIAISIPDEDFLVDEFHFDARWKKLSSLNLSTSDVMSYLYDFGDNWVHLIHVKGVRPLEHRELSVRCTGGEGACPPEDVGGPYGYEQFLQTIYDSEDPEANHLLDWAGGSFDPWAFDRNHVNKEMAQRFKK; this comes from the coding sequence ATGGCTACGCGTTCGTTTCTTTATGATATTCAAGTGACCTTATTAGACATGCCGTGGCCGGTGTGGCGACGACTATTGGTTCCAAGCACTATCACCTTTAAAAAGTTTCATGAAGCCATTCAGATTGCGATGGGATGGCAAAATTATCACCTGTTCGAATTCCGCTACGGGCCCATTGCCATTTCGATACCCGACGAAGATTTTCTCGTGGATGAATTCCATTTTGATGCCCGGTGGAAGAAACTATCATCCCTGAACTTGTCGACATCCGATGTTATGTCCTATTTGTATGATTTTGGGGATAATTGGGTGCACTTGATTCATGTGAAAGGGGTTAGACCCTTAGAACACCGTGAATTGAGTGTGCGTTGTACCGGCGGTGAAGGCGCATGTCCTCCCGAAGATGTGGGCGGGCCCTATGGCTACGAACAGTTTTTGCAAACGATTTACGATAGCGAAGATCCTGAAGCCAACCATTTGCTTGACTGGGCAGGGGGATCCTTTGATCCCTGGGCCTTTGACCGGAATCATGTAAATAAAGAAATGGCGCAGCGCTTTAAAAAATGA
- a CDS encoding histidine phosphatase family protein produces the protein MPLSVLLVRHGESEANVHNVIVSDRFDPALTAYGRQETQSLAQKWQGQPVSAIYSSPLRRTLETAQIWADTLNVPTVYPDPRLHEIHLGAFDGQVIDDLLQTNAQAYDQWKHNPESPPQGGEKLSAVGARMSAFLDMVASHYHEGLVIGVTHADCLKAVTLSILQAPWTSAQFLHFGNVAGVFLTYQGNGFQIHALPLMPL, from the coding sequence TTGCCGTTATCCGTGTTATTGGTCCGACACGGGGAGAGCGAAGCCAATGTCCACAATGTGATTGTATCAGATCGCTTCGACCCAGCTTTGACGGCTTATGGCCGTCAAGAAACTCAAAGTCTCGCTCAAAAATGGCAAGGACAACCCGTCTCAGCCATTTACTCAAGCCCCTTGCGGCGGACACTGGAAACAGCCCAGATTTGGGCTGATACGTTGAATGTCCCCACCGTTTATCCCGATCCTCGTCTTCATGAAATTCATCTCGGAGCCTTCGACGGTCAAGTGATTGACGATTTACTTCAGACCAATGCTCAAGCTTACGATCAATGGAAGCATAATCCTGAATCCCCGCCACAGGGCGGAGAAAAACTTAGTGCGGTCGGTGCACGAATGAGCGCGTTTTTAGACATGGTCGCATCCCACTATCATGAAGGACTCGTCATCGGTGTCACCCATGCCGACTGTCTGAAAGCGGTCACCTTGAGCATTTTACAAGCGCCATGGACATCAGCCCAATTTTTGCATTTTGGCAATGTAGCCGGAGTTTTTCTTACCTATCAGGGTAACGGGTTTCAAATTCATGCCCTTCCCCTAATGCCTCTATAA